A portion of the Diceros bicornis minor isolate mBicDic1 chromosome 20, mDicBic1.mat.cur, whole genome shotgun sequence genome contains these proteins:
- the LOC131419302 gene encoding tigger transposable element-derived protein 1-like — MARKCSSERKSRTSLTLNQKLEMIKLSEEGMSKAEIGRRLGLLRQTVSQVVNAKEKFLKEIKSATPVNTRMIRKRNSLIADMEKVLVVWIEDQTNHNIPLSQSLIQSKALTLFNSMKAERGEEVAEQKFEASRGWFMRFKERSRLRNVKVRGEAASADAEAAASYPTGVTELLQSHDKTLTDKDLLLMDEQKKWLLEMESTPGEDTVKIVEMTTKDLEYYINLVDKAAAGFERIDSNFERSSTVGKMLSNSIACYREIVCERKRQSTRRQTSLLSYFKKLQQPPQLSTTTTLISQQPSTSRQDPPPAKRLRLTEGSDDETAVVPPFQNGMPPSSPDTTLLSVTSSTFSMKHHPGHLIATEDSPASLSPTSPPHPSPSAPSTVWGTFNRWRNQILREAEEAVETST; from the exons ATGGCCcgtaagtgttcaagtgaaaggaagagtcgcacatctctcactttaaaccaaaagctggaaatgatcaagcttagtgaggaaggcatgtcgaaaGCTGAGATAGGCAGAAGGCTAGGCCTCTTgcgccaaacagttagccaagttgtgaatgcaaaggaaaagttcttgaaggaaattaaaagtgctactccagtgaacacacgaatgataagaaagcgaaacagccttattgctgatatggagaaagttttagtggtctggatagaagatcaaaccaaccacaacattcccttaagccaaagcctaatccagagcaaggccctaactctcttcaattcgatgaaggctgagagaggtgaggaagtggcAGAACAAAAGTTTGaggctagcagaggttggtttatgaggtttaaggaaagaagccgtctCCGTAACGTAAAAGTGCggggtgaagcagcaagtgctgatgcagaagctgcagcaagttacccTACAggtgtgactgaattgctgcaatctcatgataaaactttaacagataaggacttgcttcttatggatgagcaaaaaaAGTggcttcttgagatggaatctactcccgGTGAAGAcactgtgaagattgttgaaatgacaacaaaggatttagaatattacataaacttagttgataaagcagcagcagggtttgagaggattgattccaattttgaaagaagctcTACTGTGGGTAAGATGCTATCAAATAGCATTGCATGCTACAGGGAAATCGTTTGTGAGAGGAAGCGTCAGTCGACGCGgcggcaaacttcattgttatcttattttaagaaattgcaacAGCCACCCCAACTTTcaacaaccaccaccctgatcagtcagcagccatcaacatcgagacaagaccctccaccagcaaaaagattacgactcactgaaggctcagatgatg AAACAGCAGTTGTGCCACCATTCCAAAATGGAATGCCACCTTCTAGTCCAGATACAACTCTACTGTCTGTGACGTCCTCTACTTTCTCCATGAAACACCATCCTGGTCACCTTATTGCAACTGAGGACTCACCTGCATCACTAAGCCCAACCTCTCCACCCCACCCTTCACCATCAGCACCATCTACAGTCTGGGGAACCTTCAATCGATGGAGAAACCAAATACTGAGGGAAGCTGAGGAAGCAGTAGAAACCTCCACTTGA